A region of Geotoga petraea DNA encodes the following proteins:
- a CDS encoding ABC transporter transmembrane domain-containing protein yields MKKILNFKEKSNLLKISFLILFSFLGVALYYLIPYFTKYLIDDLIMEQNLNSIKIWIIITVIFSVGLHIYTFYFQKYLWDKIPVQLSNKIRKKIIKKVLNIKKHDYKNIDKGELLNIILQDSSNYSNVFVTYYATGINSILRIIFGYIILLLISPELTIISLLFIPFYIFSMVINRKKLEKYSLSERLAADQFILMANKIIEGKTSINLNNKENFFLKKFENKKNNWQNERIKYSYWYNFTVEIPNFLSTISTFLVLGVGSYQVIQNQLSLGSLVMFSQYSTMLFEPLHHIVQAVIQKKANKPILKRVNDFYNRTNEDIDFENTDKLIEIRNYNVINEADKILYKIENLIIENKPGLYLIKGDNGSGKSTFFNLISKINDYRENQDKNEYIFKINKDVSSNLSYQGNQIFIFEGTVKENIIFGDKEENYENIERLLNISNSSKFIDMKNIGLSLGEKQKINLARIFNQSEKDIILFDEPTNNLDKKTKEKLVEKIMELKKDKIIFVISHLDDFDKIADKKYEIKNNKLLEY; encoded by the coding sequence ATGAAAAAAATTTTAAATTTTAAGGAAAAAAGCAATTTATTAAAAATATCTTTTTTAATTCTTTTTAGTTTTTTGGGGGTAGCGCTTTATTATTTAATCCCTTATTTTACAAAATATCTTATAGATGATTTAATTATGGAACAAAATCTAAATTCAATAAAAATATGGATTATAATTACTGTCATATTTTCTGTTGGTTTACATATTTATACATTTTATTTTCAAAAATACCTTTGGGATAAAATACCTGTTCAATTATCCAATAAAATTAGAAAAAAAATAATAAAAAAAGTTTTAAATATAAAAAAACACGACTATAAAAACATTGATAAAGGAGAACTTTTAAATATAATACTTCAAGATTCTAGTAATTACAGTAATGTTTTTGTGACATATTATGCTACAGGTATTAATTCAATTTTAAGAATTATTTTTGGTTATATCATTTTATTATTGATAAGTCCAGAGCTAACAATAATTAGTTTATTATTTATTCCATTTTACATATTTTCAATGGTTATTAATAGAAAAAAACTTGAAAAATATTCGTTATCAGAAAGGCTAGCTGCTGATCAATTTATTTTAATGGCAAATAAAATAATAGAAGGTAAAACATCTATAAATTTGAATAATAAAGAAAACTTTTTCTTAAAAAAATTTGAAAATAAAAAAAATAACTGGCAGAATGAAAGAATAAAATATTCTTATTGGTATAATTTCACAGTTGAAATACCAAATTTTTTAAGCACAATTTCAACATTTTTGGTTCTTGGTGTAGGATCGTACCAAGTAATACAAAATCAGTTATCCTTGGGAAGTTTAGTAATGTTTTCTCAATACTCAACAATGCTTTTTGAACCACTACATCATATTGTTCAGGCAGTTATTCAAAAGAAAGCTAATAAACCTATTTTAAAAAGAGTGAATGATTTTTACAATAGAACCAATGAAGATATTGATTTTGAAAATACAGATAAATTAATTGAAATAAGAAACTACAATGTTATAAATGAAGCAGATAAAATTCTATACAAAATAGAAAATTTAATTATAGAAAATAAACCTGGCTTATACTTAATCAAGGGAGATAATGGCTCTGGGAAATCAACATTTTTTAATCTTATATCTAAAATAAATGACTATAGAGAAAATCAAGATAAAAATGAATATATTTTTAAAATAAACAAAGATGTTTCAAGTAACTTGTCTTATCAAGGAAATCAAATTTTTATCTTTGAAGGTACTGTAAAAGAAAACATAATATTTGGAGATAAAGAAGAAAATTATGAAAACATAGAAAGATTACTAAATATATCAAACAGTTCAAAATTTATTGATATGAAAAATATTGGATTATCTCTTGGAGAAAAACAAAAAATTAATCTTGCAAGAATTTTCAATCAATCAGAAAAAGATATTATTTTGTTTGATGAACCTACAAATAACCTTGACAAGAAAACTAAAGAAAAGTTAGTTGAAAAAATAATGGAATTAAAAAAAGACAAAATAATTTTTGTTATAAGTCATCTAGATGATTTTGATAAAATTGCTGATAAAAAATATGAAATTAAAAATAACAAATTATTAGAATATTAA
- a CDS encoding ATP-binding cassette domain-containing protein, with translation MNKFKIYIKNNKLNSIIAFISSILLGILSFVLSEKLKLFFNEGIIENKLNVIEENLFIIFIIFLFVFILNILSSVINNLMNWRGAKNYNVFYAKKLFKTDYNYFLNKTSAAIWTNLNMSSMKVSGFYTSIIYMSTKIIEMTIYFYILIKINIFAGVFTLIAIPLILLTTLGVKNKMSEYQMKMLEKSRELSSTAIESFSSVKNIKVKNAYHFFLEKIRAKNEELNKAVIKSAVVENYWSYVSSLINSLVPITIIYLIMKFTNLLNISVGNIIVLYSFIPLFLSSFKSFYSLIMEFFSSKPYLKSLDELEKLDQENVEGIYIDNFESLETKDLKIKISEGRLLDIPDMNIKKGEKILVSGESGIGKSSFFETLLKLRNDYSGEIKINGIDLKKISSKSVRNIVGISFQGQEVYSGSIKENILLGKNEEDLSEIIEISELNEILNYKSEKRINNNVLSGGEKSRISLAQNLFKNPDLILIDESLSSVDEITESKILNKILSKFKNKTILCISHRNSSLKNFDREIKIGNNS, from the coding sequence ATGAATAAATTTAAAATATACATAAAAAATAACAAGTTAAATTCAATAATAGCTTTTATTTCTTCTATATTATTAGGTATTTTGTCGTTTGTATTATCAGAAAAACTAAAATTATTTTTTAATGAAGGAATCATAGAAAATAAATTGAATGTCATTGAAGAAAATTTATTCATTATATTTATAATTTTTTTATTTGTTTTTATCTTAAATATTTTATCTTCGGTGATAAATAATTTGATGAATTGGAGAGGGGCAAAAAATTATAATGTTTTCTATGCAAAAAAATTATTTAAAACAGATTATAATTATTTTCTAAATAAGACTTCTGCAGCAATATGGACTAATTTAAACATGTCTTCTATGAAAGTATCTGGTTTTTATACGTCAATAATATATATGAGTACAAAAATAATTGAAATGACCATTTACTTTTATATACTTATAAAAATAAATATATTTGCAGGTGTTTTTACTTTAATAGCTATTCCTTTAATATTATTAACGACATTAGGAGTAAAAAACAAAATGTCAGAATATCAGATGAAAATGTTAGAGAAATCAAGAGAATTATCCTCAACAGCAATTGAATCATTTAGTTCAGTGAAAAATATAAAAGTAAAAAATGCTTATCACTTTTTTTTAGAGAAAATACGAGCTAAAAATGAAGAACTAAACAAAGCTGTTATAAAATCAGCTGTTGTAGAAAATTATTGGTCTTATGTCAGTTCTTTAATAAATTCCTTGGTGCCAATAACAATAATATACTTAATAATGAAATTTACTAACTTATTGAATATTTCTGTTGGAAATATAATAGTTTTATATTCATTTATACCCTTATTTTTATCCAGTTTTAAAAGTTTTTATTCTTTAATAATGGAATTTTTTAGCTCAAAACCATATTTAAAAAGTTTAGACGAGTTAGAAAAACTAGATCAAGAAAATGTTGAAGGTATTTACATAGATAATTTTGAAAGTTTAGAAACAAAGGATTTAAAGATAAAAATATCTGAAGGTAGATTATTGGATATACCAGATATGAATATTAAAAAAGGAGAAAAAATTTTAGTATCTGGTGAAAGTGGAATAGGTAAAAGCTCTTTTTTTGAAACTCTTTTAAAACTTAGAAATGATTACAGTGGAGAAATTAAAATAAATGGAATAGATTTAAAAAAGATTTCTTCAAAAAGTGTTAGAAATATAGTAGGAATATCATTTCAAGGTCAGGAAGTTTATTCTGGAAGCATAAAAGAAAATATTTTATTGGGGAAAAATGAGGAAGATCTATCAGAAATAATTGAAATTTCCGAGTTAAATGAAATATTAAATTATAAATCAGAAAAAAGAATAAACAATAATGTATTATCTGGAGGAGAAAAATCAAGAATAAGTTTAGCTCAAAATTTATTTAAAAATCCTGATCTAATACTTATAGATGAATCGTTAAGTAGTGTGGATGAAATAACTGAATCAAAAATATTGAATAAAATACTTTCTAAATTTAAAAATAAAACTATTTTATGCATTAGTCATAGAAATTCTTCTTTAAAAAATTTTGATAGAGAAATCAAAATAGGTAATAACTCGTAA